In Paenibacillus sp. FSL R7-0345, a single window of DNA contains:
- a CDS encoding ABC transporter ATP-binding protein — MKIPLQYKKTIGGEGSNATSSAIFLRILKYLSPFRLPFIYIIVLMLLDVGYNVAVAWVQEIFIDTINQNNTAQLYWIIQISLAITLAVFALLFLQYFMRSYYQAAIQNNLANEVYNKLNGLSLKHIQKYHTGDLVSRITNDVVQTATVVGNVTYDLVSNILLCIISFVYLAQINVLLAIVAILTGPFVFLIGRLFDKNIKRVSRDIQGKLAEIQGILQEFTQGITTLKSYNMGTEKLAYFLHHKEMQNKLELRRTMYKAFMGFTIAITNTIILLITTFFISLAVIRGELTAGAVLAFIFLMFRVQGPFRTISNSWGLILQGISAAERIFELLDITEGKAQIDEQHIREGKTRDTRKVIQLKNVSFSYQSNDTTDNVPNVDNVSLDINEGEIVAIVGPSGSGKSTLARICTGLYQPDSGEVTVFGDATSGSSQINPAITYLPQVPYLFSGTIRDSMLMGNSATEEQIIKAAKEANIHETIMQLEHQYDTRVGENAYSLSGGQKQRIAIARAFLKNSPLVIMDEATSALDIENERLIHNSITTLLEGKTAIIIAHRLTTIKNASRIIVMDKGQIAEQGSHEELMARQGLYYQLSTITK; from the coding sequence TTGAAAATACCATTACAATATAAAAAAACGATTGGGGGGGAGGGTAGTAACGCCACCTCTTCGGCAATATTCCTTCGAATCCTGAAATATCTCTCACCGTTCCGCCTGCCTTTTATCTATATTATCGTTCTAATGTTATTGGATGTAGGCTACAATGTGGCAGTTGCTTGGGTGCAAGAAATATTCATAGATACAATCAATCAGAATAACACCGCTCAATTGTATTGGATCATTCAAATCTCCCTTGCTATTACTTTAGCTGTGTTTGCTCTGCTGTTTTTACAATACTTTATGAGAAGCTATTATCAGGCCGCCATTCAAAACAATTTGGCAAATGAAGTCTACAACAAATTGAATGGTTTATCGCTGAAGCATATTCAGAAATATCATACCGGGGATCTGGTTTCCAGAATAACGAATGATGTTGTTCAAACCGCTACCGTTGTCGGGAATGTAACCTATGATCTTGTATCCAATATCTTGCTTTGTATTATCTCGTTTGTTTATTTAGCTCAAATCAATGTGCTCTTAGCTATTGTGGCTATACTGACAGGTCCTTTTGTCTTTTTGATCGGTCGTTTATTTGACAAAAATATTAAAAGGGTGTCTAGAGACATTCAGGGCAAACTGGCAGAAATTCAAGGCATCCTTCAGGAGTTCACCCAGGGTATAACAACATTGAAAAGCTACAATATGGGAACTGAAAAACTGGCGTATTTTCTTCACCATAAAGAAATGCAGAACAAGCTGGAACTGCGCAGGACAATGTACAAAGCTTTTATGGGGTTTACTATCGCCATAACGAATACAATTATTCTTCTGATTACTACTTTTTTTATATCACTGGCTGTTATCCGCGGGGAATTAACGGCAGGAGCAGTGCTCGCGTTTATCTTCTTAATGTTCCGGGTACAAGGTCCTTTTCGAACCATTTCAAATTCTTGGGGGCTTATCTTACAAGGAATCTCGGCGGCAGAAAGAATATTTGAATTACTTGATATTACAGAAGGTAAAGCGCAGATCGATGAGCAGCATATTAGGGAAGGGAAGACCCGTGATACCCGGAAGGTAATTCAGCTGAAGAATGTCAGCTTTTCTTATCAATCTAACGACACGACGGACAACGTGCCAAATGTTGATAATGTCAGTCTGGATATTAATGAAGGCGAGATCGTGGCTATTGTCGGACCGAGCGGATCAGGTAAGAGCACGTTAGCGCGTATATGCACCGGCTTATACCAGCCAGATTCCGGTGAAGTTACAGTGTTCGGAGATGCAACTTCGGGTTCTTCCCAAATTAATCCGGCTATCACTTATTTACCGCAGGTGCCCTATCTATTTTCTGGAACTATCCGGGACAGTATGCTCATGGGAAATTCGGCAACAGAGGAACAAATCATAAAGGCCGCCAAAGAAGCTAACATTCATGAGACAATAATGCAGCTTGAGCATCAATACGATACCAGGGTGGGGGAGAATGCCTATTCACTCTCAGGCGGGCAGAAGCAGCGAATCGCCATTGCTAGGGCTTTTTTGAAAAATAGCCCTTTAGTAATAATGGATGAGGCTACGTCAGCATTAGACATTGAGAATGAGAGACTTATCCACAATTCTATCACTACCTTACTGGAAGGCAAAACAGCAATAATAATTGCCCACAGGCTTACAACAATCAAGAATGCAAGCCGCATTATTGTTATGGATAAGGGCCAGATTGCAGAGCAGGGTTCACACGAGGAATTGATGGCCCGGCAAGGTTTATATTATCAACTAAGCACGATTACGAAATAA
- a CDS encoding suppressor of fused domain protein, translating into MSEEEMEATGWDAIDEQVNRLYGEQEPKHYGTLIPYGLGGKDPLRGISAYKAEKPYPHWHFVTYGFSELYEKESSDPEYSGYGFELTFRLIRAADEEEPPAWALNLLQNMARYVFSSGNVFASGHYLDANGPICLEADTKLTALAFTDDPELPAIDTPNGRVEFLQMVGITADELEAMTTWNTNAFLHAAEEELPSFITDLLRDSLLSVPGIKDALREGIERDGSSTGFFYVDQLEWEPGKSRLFSKAPAVLTMGAKQAEMVARLLSARLSKDKELALVSQKLRVILEPATETVFEEGEQSVRIGLSEAAVRELSATLKPLEGEYKLSSAKGLIVRVNKTFIKDQDGQVVDTIG; encoded by the coding sequence ATGAGCGAGGAAGAAATGGAAGCAACCGGCTGGGATGCCATTGATGAGCAGGTGAACAGATTGTATGGGGAGCAGGAGCCGAAGCATTACGGTACCCTTATTCCTTATGGTCTGGGAGGCAAGGACCCGCTGCGGGGGATCAGTGCTTATAAGGCGGAGAAGCCCTATCCCCATTGGCATTTCGTAACTTATGGTTTCTCGGAGCTGTATGAAAAAGAGTCCAGTGACCCGGAATACAGCGGCTACGGTTTTGAACTGACTTTTCGGCTGATACGGGCTGCTGATGAGGAGGAGCCGCCGGCCTGGGCGCTTAATCTTCTGCAAAATATGGCGAGATATGTATTTTCCAGCGGCAATGTTTTTGCGTCCGGTCATTATCTGGATGCGAACGGCCCGATCTGTCTGGAGGCTGATACCAAGCTGACGGCGCTTGCCTTCACGGATGATCCCGAGCTTCCGGCGATAGATACGCCTAATGGGCGGGTTGAGTTCCTGCAGATGGTTGGGATTACAGCGGATGAGCTGGAGGCAATGACTACCTGGAATACGAATGCCTTTTTGCATGCGGCAGAGGAAGAGCTCCCCTCCTTTATTACCGATCTTTTGCGTGATTCGCTGCTGAGCGTTCCCGGCATAAAGGATGCACTGCGGGAGGGGATTGAGCGTGACGGATCGAGCACCGGCTTTTTCTATGTGGATCAGCTGGAATGGGAGCCGGGTAAAAGCCGCTTGTTCAGCAAAGCACCAGCCGTTCTGACGATGGGTGCCAAGCAGGCTGAGATGGTGGCAAGACTCCTTAGTGCACGTTTATCGAAGGACAAGGAGCTGGCTTTAGTCAGCCAAAAGCTGCGGGTTATACTGGAGCCTGCGACGGAGACTGTGTTCGAGGAAGGGGAACAGTCTGTAAGGATTGGCCTAAGTGAGGCGGCTGTCCGGGAGCTGTCAGCGACACTCAAGCCTTTGGAGGGTGAATATAAGCTGTCGTCGGCCAAAGGGCTGATCGTACGGGTGAATAAGACCTTTATTAAGGATCAGGACGGGCAGGTAGTGGATACCATTGGTTGA
- a CDS encoding non-ribosomal peptide synthetase — protein sequence MNSNVTLIDLLKESAKWDHRGVTFIKSGKNEELVSYREVYTQALGILGYLQSVGIKPQEELVFQITDKNNELFIYLFWACILGGIIPVPVSVGSCDEHRNKLFRIWKVLNNPYLIVEQDILSGLEKYSEQEALTADYQEIYSRTITTSDIISTGLSGALVHAEPGNIGFIQFSSGSTGDPKGVMLTHEGLLTNINDINERLEVTAQDSSISWMPLTHDMGIIFCHMACLAAGINQYIMPTSLFIQRPTLWIDKASEHKITMLYSPNFGYKYLLTYFKKAVTNTWNLSRVRLIVNGAEPISVSLIKEFLDTLGPFGLQNDVMLPGYGLAEACVAVSIHKSNEAMRVVHINRDSLVLGGVVNEVDESNETVAFVEVGVPITNCQTGIFDDQGKPLGEGRFGHICIYGKNVTKGYYNNDEASRKLFLSNEWLNTGDIGFIRNGRLVITGRSKDIIFVNGQNYYPHDLERLAEELEEIELGRIVVCGAQNNEQENDDIIIFVLFKKQLNDFVPLCVKLKKTISEQTGLAIKDVLPIARIPKTTSGKVQRYQLAENYKNGEYKAVSEQLRSLLMLYNNEGSSKSNEMEITKLETELLSIWKKVLKVESVSIHDHFLEIGGNSLLLTQMHGYIEDLYPDKLSKVDIFSNSTIEKLAVHLAEKLMNDAPGEAMPYYMQFPGDYFSEIVYSPVPSQFDLSVGQYSNLKTLANHLQVTTVEVILAIYIYLLYEVTQQTDITVYGFRNRVNAYKVCINLSIINEFEQLVYSIKQCTGNIHPKALESSYAQRPHNSLIIGFYEYSDSNAHLYNQNYCDLLLGFSNKGSFNLLNSPKVKSEKARELFHQYLTIFDLLTIKNVEV from the coding sequence ATGAACAGCAATGTCACCTTAATTGATTTGTTGAAAGAGTCTGCGAAATGGGATCATCGTGGTGTAACATTTATCAAAAGCGGGAAAAACGAAGAATTAGTATCATACCGCGAGGTATATACACAGGCTTTAGGTATACTGGGCTATTTGCAGTCTGTGGGGATAAAACCTCAGGAAGAGCTTGTGTTTCAGATAACGGATAAAAATAATGAACTTTTTATTTATTTGTTTTGGGCTTGCATACTCGGAGGGATTATTCCGGTACCGGTTTCTGTGGGAAGCTGTGACGAGCATAGAAATAAGTTGTTCCGAATATGGAAGGTTCTTAATAATCCTTATCTAATAGTTGAGCAGGACATATTATCAGGCTTAGAAAAATACTCCGAACAAGAAGCACTAACGGCAGATTACCAGGAGATATACAGCAGGACGATTACTACAAGCGATATAATATCAACCGGTCTAAGCGGAGCTCTGGTACATGCGGAACCCGGCAACATCGGTTTCATACAATTTTCCTCAGGCTCTACCGGTGATCCGAAAGGCGTTATGCTTACCCATGAAGGGCTTTTGACAAACATTAACGACATTAACGAAAGACTGGAGGTTACCGCCCAGGATTCGTCGATTAGCTGGATGCCGCTAACGCATGATATGGGGATTATATTTTGTCATATGGCGTGCCTGGCTGCCGGAATCAATCAATATATCATGCCAACCTCTTTATTTATTCAACGTCCTACTTTGTGGATAGATAAGGCAAGCGAGCATAAAATTACGATGCTGTACTCACCTAATTTTGGTTATAAGTATTTATTAACTTACTTTAAAAAGGCTGTTACAAACACCTGGAATTTGAGCCGTGTGAGACTAATCGTCAATGGGGCTGAGCCCATATCAGTATCCTTAATTAAAGAATTTTTAGATACCTTAGGTCCCTTTGGTCTTCAAAATGATGTTATGCTGCCTGGCTATGGTTTGGCTGAAGCATGTGTGGCAGTGTCTATCCATAAGTCTAACGAAGCGATGCGAGTTGTACATATAAATCGTGATTCCCTAGTACTAGGCGGAGTAGTAAATGAAGTTGATGAATCGAATGAAACCGTAGCTTTCGTGGAGGTTGGGGTTCCAATTACGAACTGCCAGACGGGGATATTTGATGATCAGGGCAAACCTTTGGGTGAAGGAAGATTTGGACATATATGTATCTACGGGAAGAATGTAACTAAAGGATATTACAATAATGATGAAGCAAGCCGGAAGCTGTTCCTGAGTAATGAATGGTTGAATACCGGAGATATTGGTTTTATAAGAAATGGACGGCTGGTTATTACCGGAAGATCTAAAGATATTATTTTTGTTAATGGACAAAATTATTACCCGCATGACCTGGAGCGGTTGGCAGAAGAGCTGGAGGAGATTGAGTTAGGAAGAATAGTGGTATGCGGGGCTCAAAATAATGAACAGGAAAATGATGATATTATAATTTTTGTTTTATTTAAAAAACAGCTCAATGATTTCGTACCGTTATGTGTAAAACTAAAAAAAACTATTTCTGAGCAAACCGGTTTAGCTATAAAGGATGTTCTCCCTATTGCAAGGATACCTAAAACAACCAGCGGTAAAGTTCAGAGATATCAATTGGCCGAAAATTATAAAAACGGTGAATACAAAGCAGTTTCAGAGCAGCTTCGTTCTTTACTGATGTTGTATAACAATGAAGGTTCCAGTAAAAGTAATGAAATGGAAATAACAAAATTAGAAACAGAACTTTTATCAATATGGAAAAAAGTACTGAAGGTAGAGTCAGTCAGTATTCATGATCATTTCTTGGAAATCGGGGGCAATTCACTCCTGTTAACACAAATGCACGGTTATATTGAAGATCTGTATCCAGATAAACTTTCAAAGGTAGATATTTTTTCGAATTCGACAATAGAAAAGCTTGCAGTGCATCTGGCTGAAAAATTAATGAATGATGCTCCAGGGGAGGCTATGCCATATTATATGCAATTTCCCGGCGACTATTTTTCCGAAATTGTATATTCTCCGGTTCCCAGCCAATTTGATCTTTCAGTGGGACAGTATAGCAATCTAAAAACATTGGCAAATCATCTTCAGGTAACAACTGTAGAAGTAATACTGGCCATCTATATTTATTTGCTTTATGAAGTTACACAACAAACGGACATAACCGTTTACGGTTTTAGGAATCGTGTTAATGCATACAAAGTATGTATAAACTTATCCATTATAAATGAATTTGAACAGCTTGTTTATAGTATAAAACAGTGCACCGGAAATATTCACCCCAAAGCACTGGAGTCTTCATATGCGCAGAGGCCGCACAATAGCCTTATTATAGGATTCTATGAATACAGCGATTCAAATGCTCACTTATACAATCAGAACTATTGCGATCTGTTACTTGGATTTTCGAATAAAGGCAGCTTTAACCTCTTAAACAGCCCCAAGGTGAAAAGTGAAAAGGCCAGAGAGTTATTTCATCAGTACTTAACGATTTTTGATTTGCTGACAATTAAAAATGTTGAGGTGTAA
- a CDS encoding DUF2785 domain-containing protein, producing the protein MTLKEKLMFIKENNYQAPPEPFQLVQEMIHNIGSLDAELRDDLIYETLSQWIPGNVLTIYELEQLIPVILDSDHLLYKLGESDTDSVFTRSFSMLLIPPLFTRHNRSPFLSKEQIHQIKKSVFYSLQEERDYRGYDEQKGWAHATAHAADALDELAQCSELDQNDLLNILDLVYDKMTITKRIYSDGEDERLVRPVISVLNRKILSQASVEQWIQRFGEVEKSPEFLPAFRQKNNIKNFLKSLYFRVKFYKADAGLCPVIENTLYKIEKVYYS; encoded by the coding sequence ATGACTTTAAAAGAAAAGCTGATGTTCATAAAAGAAAACAACTATCAGGCACCTCCCGAGCCATTCCAGTTAGTACAAGAAATGATACATAACATCGGTTCTTTGGATGCGGAGCTGCGTGATGATCTCATTTACGAAACCTTATCACAATGGATTCCAGGTAATGTTTTAACTATATATGAACTGGAGCAGCTCATACCTGTTATTTTAGATAGTGACCATCTGCTTTATAAGCTTGGTGAATCAGATACAGACTCTGTCTTCACCCGGTCTTTTTCTATGCTACTCATCCCGCCCCTCTTCACAAGGCACAATAGATCTCCATTCCTCTCAAAAGAGCAGATTCATCAGATTAAAAAGAGCGTATTTTACAGCCTGCAGGAAGAACGGGATTACCGCGGCTATGACGAACAAAAAGGCTGGGCTCACGCCACAGCCCACGCAGCTGATGCTTTAGATGAGCTGGCTCAATGTTCCGAGCTGGATCAGAACGACCTCTTAAACATCCTAGATTTGGTGTACGACAAAATGACCATCACAAAGCGGATTTACTCTGACGGGGAAGATGAACGATTGGTCCGGCCTGTAATTAGTGTTTTGAATAGGAAAATCCTCAGTCAGGCGTCTGTTGAGCAATGGATTCAACGTTTCGGTGAGGTGGAGAAGAGTCCCGAATTCCTCCCTGCCTTCAGGCAAAAAAACAATATAAAGAACTTTTTAAAAAGCTTATACTTCCGGGTGAAATTCTACAAAGCGGATGCCGGCCTCTGCCCGGTCATAGAGAATACGTTATATAAAATAGAGAAAGTGTATTACTCCTGA
- a CDS encoding thiopeptide-type bacteriocin biosynthesis protein has product MSCDHEWLYFCIYPGSHHFSYLDDIVREIVEPSINLFPAGCVEKWFFLRYWDAGGLHIRVRYLVQKDTSFYLRRWMEDNGKAILNDLIKNKPTPLQSYTTPPLYLCEKKTVIEQHKYIPEFDKYGGDLGVMLAESVFYESSKLVMELLHKISAENASRTHAGIYLMLKSVQTIITGCKEQNLFLTEYFHQFTRSQTTDPAIIRNTIDESVARHVSVIQDQWEGIISHTFLHTLTIDYIQALQDAVNQLRLLNASLQTTGVLLHYIHTTNNRLGVSMHEESFIAKLILKILGSRSQNDEAKGSI; this is encoded by the coding sequence ATGAGCTGCGATCATGAATGGTTGTATTTCTGTATTTACCCAGGGTCTCATCATTTTAGTTACTTAGATGATATTGTGAGGGAAATTGTAGAGCCCTCAATAAATCTGTTTCCTGCAGGCTGTGTAGAGAAATGGTTTTTTCTGCGATATTGGGATGCTGGAGGGCTGCATATTAGAGTACGATACCTTGTGCAAAAAGATACAAGCTTTTATTTAAGAAGGTGGATGGAGGATAACGGCAAAGCTATACTAAATGATCTAATCAAGAATAAGCCGACTCCTCTGCAGAGCTACACTACTCCGCCATTGTACCTGTGTGAAAAGAAAACCGTAATTGAACAGCATAAATACATACCTGAGTTTGATAAGTATGGCGGCGATCTTGGAGTCATGCTTGCTGAAAGCGTATTCTATGAATCCAGCAAATTAGTTATGGAACTACTACATAAAATAAGTGCAGAGAACGCTTCGCGCACCCATGCAGGCATTTACCTGATGCTTAAATCTGTTCAGACAATCATTACCGGCTGCAAAGAACAGAATCTTTTCTTAACAGAATACTTTCATCAATTTACCCGTTCGCAAACAACGGACCCGGCGATTATTCGGAATACTATAGATGAATCTGTTGCGAGACATGTAAGTGTTATACAGGATCAGTGGGAGGGAATTATTTCACACACTTTTTTGCACACGTTAACAATTGATTATATACAGGCTTTACAGGATGCAGTTAATCAATTAAGACTGTTGAACGCCTCTCTGCAAACTACGGGTGTGCTGCTTCATTACATTCATACCACCAACAATAGACTTGGAGTAAGTATGCACGAAGAAAGTTTTATCGCCAAGCTGATATTAAAAATACTAGGCTCAAGGAGTCAAAATGATGAAGCAAAAGGATCAATTTAA
- a CDS encoding ABC transporter ATP-binding protein yields MKQKDQFNYSSWKTFVNLTGMSKKYSASFILLGVIALLSPMYLVLFAEVQRRMINAASMGDLQLLQEAFVMAIALPFLAGSRLLLSSYVGALLNNKSVTKLQHNLLSKLYTAKLGELEKYHSGDLISRIQDSAVKAQTGFNDKIIQLLTNVLQIGLLAVYLNSLNLSLSIGVILIALILPSLLNPLSKYIRKLYDQRQKKQAERDAFLQETIQGAETIRSYGLAQKFDNEFFSKNESLLKQTRKITMFESMINRSNLLVTMVGIIFILGYGGYLVSRQTITVGDVVAFLVSFETIVTLVVGLARIWPEFQQVFSAANRAFELLDLNSEQDPHKEIDDQKLEALIETGTFPEVSIENVHFSYTDGSSEILRGLSMKADAGKLTAVVGPSGCGKSTLLKLVMRFYETAGGAICCNDVNSTDVSAEKWRSIISYVSQDPYLFTGSFYDNIKFGRETASLEDVKEAAKAINIHDLIAGTSNGYDTIIEERGSNLSGGERQRIAIARALVNQPRILLMDEPTSALDSVNEKHVQNAMNVLMKDRTTLVVAHRLSTIKEADKIFYLEDGNVAEEGTHEELMKLCGKYARSFQTLISQRDETERGSFVENTITI; encoded by the coding sequence ATGAAGCAAAAGGATCAATTTAATTATTCTAGCTGGAAGACGTTTGTGAACCTGACTGGCATGAGTAAAAAGTATTCGGCTTCTTTTATATTACTTGGAGTAATCGCACTACTCAGCCCTATGTATCTGGTATTATTCGCTGAAGTACAAAGAAGAATGATTAATGCAGCCTCGATGGGGGATTTACAGCTGTTGCAGGAGGCATTTGTCATGGCCATTGCGCTGCCATTCCTTGCTGGTTCAAGACTTCTTTTATCCTCTTATGTTGGAGCCTTGCTAAATAACAAATCAGTGACTAAACTCCAACACAATCTGTTAAGCAAGCTGTATACGGCAAAGCTGGGGGAACTGGAGAAATACCATTCCGGTGATTTGATATCCAGAATCCAGGATTCTGCTGTGAAAGCCCAAACAGGATTTAATGATAAAATCATTCAGCTTTTGACAAACGTATTGCAAATAGGCTTGTTGGCCGTATATCTCAACAGTCTTAACCTTTCACTGAGCATCGGTGTAATTCTGATCGCCTTAATCCTGCCGTCACTGCTTAATCCCCTGTCCAAGTATATTCGAAAGCTGTATGACCAGCGTCAAAAAAAACAGGCGGAACGGGATGCATTTCTGCAGGAAACGATTCAAGGGGCTGAGACAATACGAAGCTATGGACTGGCCCAAAAGTTTGATAACGAATTTTTTAGCAAGAACGAGAGCCTTTTGAAACAGACCCGGAAAATCACTATGTTCGAGTCAATGATTAACCGTTCTAATTTGCTTGTAACGATGGTCGGGATCATATTTATTCTGGGCTACGGAGGTTACCTGGTTTCAAGGCAAACGATCACCGTCGGTGATGTTGTAGCTTTTTTAGTTTCTTTTGAAACGATCGTGACTCTGGTGGTAGGCTTGGCCAGAATTTGGCCTGAATTTCAGCAGGTTTTTTCTGCAGCGAACCGGGCATTTGAACTGCTGGATCTAAACAGTGAGCAGGACCCGCACAAGGAAATAGATGATCAAAAACTTGAAGCGCTGATTGAAACAGGTACTTTCCCTGAGGTGTCAATCGAAAACGTTCATTTCAGCTATACGGATGGCAGCAGCGAAATTCTCCGGGGATTGTCTATGAAAGCTGATGCGGGTAAATTGACGGCTGTCGTCGGTCCCAGCGGATGCGGAAAAAGTACACTATTGAAGCTGGTAATGCGATTCTATGAAACGGCCGGAGGGGCGATTTGCTGTAACGATGTTAACAGCACCGATGTATCTGCGGAAAAGTGGAGATCAATAATCTCCTACGTTTCGCAGGACCCATATCTTTTTACAGGAAGCTTCTATGACAACATTAAGTTTGGGCGGGAAACGGCATCGCTTGAGGATGTAAAGGAAGCTGCAAAGGCGATTAATATTCATGATTTAATTGCTGGTACCAGTAATGGTTATGACACCATCATTGAAGAACGCGGCTCCAACTTATCCGGCGGTGAACGGCAGAGAATAGCAATAGCAAGAGCCTTAGTAAATCAGCCGCGGATATTATTAATGGATGAGCCTACCTCCGCCCTTGATAGTGTCAACGAAAAACATGTGCAAAATGCAATGAATGTATTAATGAAGGATAGGACGACGTTAGTTGTGGCCCACCGGCTTTCAACGATTAAAGAAGCTGATAAGATCTTTTATTTAGAGGATGGAAACGTGGCCGAAGAAGGTACACATGAGGAATTGATGAAACTTTGCGGGAAATATGCCCGGTCCTTTCAAACATTGATTAGTCAGAGGGATGAGACAGAAAGGGGCTCTTTCGTTGAAAATACCATTACAATATAA
- the fabD gene encoding ACP S-malonyltransferase encodes MPRLAVLFPGQGSQYIGMAKPLCSEYRVARQVYEEANDILGWDLRKICWEGNINELTRTDNAQLAILVHSVAAYRVFQDVLDLTPELAAGHSLGEFTALTCSGAVSFSDVLRIVKIRGRLMQEGSAKQAGSMLAVNGIDAEQVEEMCESLRRQGYSISISCNNSINQMIVSGCPNALRQMEFLINQTNGYAVMLKVGGPFHSPLMHEAALHFKEELKNVHFCSFNYPVLSNVTAQPYNRREEITSLLVRQMTQTVQWHSIMEYIQHEGIEYVLELGPNTVLRNLFKKGYARMNAYSLDDSSDFQLLLSNYKKNSQSATSEQAKKFVSRCLATAVCLQNYNFDEEEYHQEVVIPYRKVCELLQHWDSDQGSPYAKMEQAYHMLQHVSAYKNVPLKEQQNRIEELINETGVRGFYPDLVF; translated from the coding sequence ATGCCAAGGTTAGCAGTTCTGTTCCCTGGACAAGGTTCGCAATATATCGGAATGGCAAAGCCGCTTTGTTCGGAATATCGTGTTGCCAGACAAGTATATGAAGAAGCCAACGATATTTTAGGGTGGGATTTAAGAAAAATATGCTGGGAAGGAAATATTAATGAGCTGACCCGTACCGACAACGCCCAATTGGCTATTCTGGTCCATAGTGTTGCCGCCTATCGTGTGTTTCAGGATGTTTTGGATTTAACCCCCGAGCTTGCGGCTGGTCATAGCTTAGGCGAATTTACTGCATTAACATGCAGCGGGGCTGTTTCTTTTTCTGATGTACTGCGCATTGTTAAAATTAGAGGCCGTCTGATGCAGGAAGGTTCCGCGAAACAAGCGGGTTCTATGCTGGCTGTTAACGGCATCGATGCTGAGCAGGTAGAAGAAATGTGCGAATCATTGAGACGACAAGGGTATAGCATATCCATATCCTGTAATAATTCAATCAATCAAATGATTGTATCAGGCTGTCCAAATGCCCTGAGGCAGATGGAATTCCTCATTAACCAGACAAATGGATACGCGGTTATGCTAAAAGTAGGCGGTCCATTCCACAGTCCGCTCATGCATGAGGCGGCCTTACATTTTAAAGAGGAATTAAAGAATGTTCATTTCTGCAGTTTTAACTATCCTGTATTATCTAATGTTACCGCTCAGCCATACAATAGGCGGGAGGAGATCACTTCCCTCCTGGTGAGACAGATGACACAGACTGTCCAATGGCATTCAATCATGGAATATATACAGCATGAAGGTATTGAGTATGTCTTAGAGCTGGGTCCTAATACCGTTTTGCGTAATTTATTTAAAAAAGGATATGCCCGAATGAATGCTTATTCTCTTGATGATAGCAGTGATTTTCAACTGTTGTTGAGCAATTATAAGAAAAATTCGCAGTCTGCCACTTCAGAACAGGCCAAAAAATTTGTTAGCCGTTGTCTGGCGACAGCTGTTTGTCTTCAAAATTATAACTTTGATGAAGAGGAGTACCATCAAGAAGTTGTAATTCCATATCGTAAAGTATGTGAATTATTGCAGCATTGGGATTCTGATCAAGGATCTCCTTATGCAAAGATGGAGCAAGCGTACCATATGCTACAGCATGTGAGTGCTTATAAAAATGTCCCCTTAAAAGAACAGCAAAATAGAATAGAGGAACTTATTAATGAAACCGGAGTCAGGGGATTTTATCCTGATTTAGTATTTTAA